TCAAAAATCAGGCCCTCGCCCATGGTGGCCTGACCATGAACGTTTTCGGCAAAAAAGGAAAACGTACTGGCATCGCCCAGATAGACATGAGAAATAAAACAGCGCGCTTGTTTGATGGCGCGGTAAATCTTTTTTAACGCATGACGGTAATCTTCATTTTTTTTAATGGGCTCAGCGGTTAACACATGCGTGCGGATGGTTCTGAAAGAGACCTTGTAGCGAAACACCCTGATGGAGAACGGCCCCCATAACTGATGTAAATAGCCATGGGCGTCCACCCCGCCGATGCCCACGACCTTTCGTTTCAGATTGAGTCGATCCCAGCGTTTCAATGTTTCCGGCTTTGGCGAGATAATGGAACGGCGCGGTTGCCAGATGCGCCACAACTTGTTAAAATGCGTCAGACCTTCCATCCATTCCGACATCTGGTTCCATATTTCGATGCCATGAAACAGTTCCGAATCCCAAAGGGTCCAGGGATAGGGTTTGTATTTGGCAATGTGCCGGCGTTTTTCATCCGGATGGGCGATAATTCCCAATCCGCCCGCCTGATGTACGCGCTTCAGATATTCTTTGGCCGACAGATGGGGCCCCAGTTCTTCATCGACATCAAAAACCAGATAATGATTTTTATCCTGCGCGTCGTTCACCTCGCTGCCAATACCAACCAGCACGTTGCCATACCACCCTTCAAAGCCTTCGCGTTTGCCGCGCAACGTATTGTGATCGGTAATGAGCAAAAAATCCACATCCAGCTCGTGGGCGATCTGAGCGATTTCCGGGATGGGACGCGTGCCGTCGCTAAAGACCGAATGCACATGAATAATGCCGTTGTAGCGAAAGTACGTTGACTTATTTAAGCTCAAGAATCAGCCTCCCCAGCGCCGTTCCCAGACAATCGGCTGTCAGGTCTTTCCAGGAAAAAAAGTTGTTTGGCTGTCTGGAATCGCGTAACTCTTTGGTCACGCCAAGCGAGATGGAAAAGCCGATGGCCCAGGCGCGGCTACGTCCTTTATTGAAATCAAACTGCTGTTCCAGCGTTTTAGCCGAAGCAATGGTAGCCATCATGCTCCCTAAAAAATGCAACCCTTTGTCCGGCGCAATCCAGTAGTCTTTGATCGCCGGCTTTTGCAGTTTAACAGAATCCGCCGGCACAGGCTGTGCGCCATGTACCTTTAAAGGCCATAAAAAGAGAATTATGAATCCTGCCGTTAAAAAACTAAAACTTAATTTGCGCATGGAACCCCACAAATCTTAAATCCACCACGGGCACAACGGTTAACTTCATGGCCTGGTCAAACTTGTACAAATAAGCGCTGGCGTAAGCGTCGGCAACGGTCAACAAATAGGCCGCCCCCAGATACCAGCTAAACTTAGAACGTTCATCGCGATATTTGGTCTCCCGCGTCGAACGATAGTTGATGTCGGCCTGATGGGCGCGGAAGGCCAGATAAAGATCTGTTAGCGCAAAGGCCAATCCCTTTAAATAGGACTCTGTGTAAACCTGTCCCCAGCCGGGCACCATGGCGGAACGCAGGGCGGCGCCGCGCGGCGATTTTAACGGTTTGTCTGAGAACAAACCACCCTGCCAGCCGGTGGGTCTTTTACGAAAAGAGACGTCGGCCGCGTCGAGTACGTTGACCAGATGAACAAAAAGAGCGGCGTTTAAATTCCAGCGAAACGCATGGTAATGGCGCCGGGCTTTTCCCTTATTGTAATGGTAAAGATGAAAAAAGGCATTGTAGTAAAAATGCAAACTGCCAAAATAAAAAACGGCGCCTTCCCACAGGCGCTCCTGATTGACCTGCCCCCAGCCGGGCAGCAGCGCGGATTTAAGCGTTGTGGTGTACGGATTTAAAGAGCGGCTGGAATCCGCAAATTCGCTTTGCGCAAAGAGACTTTGCGCAGCTGCCAGCCAGCATGCCAGCAAAAGAACGCCCCACATCATTCGCTTCGGCAATATCAATCTCTTCATCAACAAATAATTTCCAACCCACGAGGAATGATTTCAATGTCCAATTTCTGCACGCTTAACGAAAACAGTTCGCCGTCCACATGAACGCCAAACGGCTGGCGCGATTCCACACGTAAATGATCGGTGCGGTGCATCTCCACTCGCGGGTCTTCTTTGTGCGTGCCGCTATAAACTTTTATTAAATTCCTAAGAATGGAAACCGTCGGCATATTTTGAATAAGACACAGGTCAAACAGGCTGTCGTCGATCTCCGCATCGGGCGTTAAATAAAAACCGCCGCCCATGGAAACGCCGTTGCCCACCGAGATCATAAAGTAATCATCAATCTTAACCGAACCGTTAAAACTAAGTTCAAGCGGAACCGGTTTGTATTTCATTAACGTGCGTAAAACCGAGTACAGGTAAATGGCATTGCCGCGCAATCGTTTGACGCCCAGACTGGTGTGCACCACCCAGGCGTCAAAGCCGATACCCACGCCGTTGTGAAAATAACGTTCGTTGGCCTTGCCAATGTCCACTTTTCTCTTTCGGCCTTTTAACAGAACCTCCAGCGCCTGGTCAAAATCGAAAGGGATGTTAACTGCCCGGGCAAAGTCGTTGCCGCTGCCCACCGGAATTAATCCGAGCGCCGTACCGCTTTCCACCACTCCGTTGAGCACTTCGTTCATGGTGCCGTCGCCGCCCACGGCCACCACAACCGAATGAGACCTGGCGCCGCGTTCGGCAAGTTCAATGGCGTGCCCGGGCCTTTCTGTCCACACCATTTCGAAATTAATACTCAGCCGGCTCAAACGTTCTGCCAGGCGCTGTCCTAAAACTTTGCCTCTGCCCCGGCCGGAAACGGGATTTACAATAAAATAATAGTTCACCTGCTATCCTATTTTTTTTCTGCAATACAATCCACTTCGATTAAAACGTCTTTGGGCAGGCGGGCCACTTCCACGGTCGATCGCGCCGGCACGGCCTTGCCAAAATAGGCGGCGTAAATTTCATTGACCTTTGAAAAGTCGTTCATGTCTTTCAAAAAAATGGTCGTCTTGACCACATGATCCAGATCGGAGCCTGCAGCCTCAAGAACGGCTTTTAAATTTTCGAACACCTGCTTTGCCTGCTCAACCACACCGCCTTCAATGAGCGCGTTGGTTTGCGGATCGATGGCAATCTGACCCGATGTAAAGATCAGCCCGCCGGACTCCATGGCCTGCGAATAAGGGCCGATGGGCGCCGGCGCTTTATCGGTTTTAATGGCTTTCATAAATCGTTTCCTCCGTTTTAAACAGAACATAAATAGAAACAAGAAAATACCAAAGGTTAGGTAACGAGTCAATACTTTGTGATTGATGATCTGAATGTCCACCAAAATTTGGAGAATAACAAAATCTTTGCTAAATACGATTATCAACTTACCCCCTAACTCCGGCCATTCCAGCATGATGGGTGGGGTTATCTTGCCTTCTCTTTGAAAAAAGCAAGGAGGTGAAATAAGGGTGTGAATTTTTCAGAAACAAACCTCTCTAATGCTTTAAATATCATATGATTAAAGTCTTCCCCGCCCGATGAATCAGCGGGCTATTCTCAATCGTGTCTGACGGGACGGATTCATTGGCGGTACGTAATGTAAAGTTTTTGTAGGATATGTCAAATTCTTGTTGGAGTAAAAATTAAATCCCGAAGGGATTGTTGAGAATAACGCGGCAGTTCACTGCCGGGAAAAGGGAAACCACACAAAATGTAAAAATGTCCCGTAGGGACATCTGAATTTTCATCCCGCCAGTTTCAACCGTCTCTACGGAACGGGATTGTGGCTTGCGGTGGTTAATTCTTCCCGCCGTTGAAACGACGGGCTATTCTCAATCGTCTCTGACGGGACGGATTCATTGGCGGTACGTAGTGTGAAGTTTTTGTAGATATGTCGAATTCTCGTTTGACATAAATTAAATCCCGTAGGGATAATTGAGAATAACGCGGCAGTTTACTGCCGGGGAAAGGGAAACCACACAAAATGTAAAAATGTCCCGTAGGGACATCTGAATTTTCATCCCGCCAGTTTCAACCGTCTCTACGGGACGGGATTGGGGTTGGTGCGGTTCATCATCCCCGCCGTTGAAACGACGGGCTATTCTCAATCGTCCCTGACGGGACGAAATTAATTTGACGTTTCGAGTGTAAAATTCCTGTAGATGTGTCGAATTCTCGTCTGGCATAAATTAAATCCCGTAGGGATAATTGAGAATAACGCGGCAGTTCACTGCCGGGAAACGGGAAACCACACAAATGTAAAAATGTCCCGGAGGGACATCTGAATTTCCATCCCGCCAGGTTCAGCCGTCCCTACCGGACGGTATTTAGGTTTAGGGATCGTCTTCCCCGCCGATGAATCAGCGGGCTATTCTCAAACGTCCCTACGGGACTGGATTGAGTTTGGTGCGGTTCATCATCCCTGCCGTTGAAACGACGGGCTATTTTCAAATGTCCCTGACGGGACGGAAATTTTTAGAAAAATCCCGTAGGGATTGTTGAGAATAACGCGGCAGTTCACTGCCAGGAAACGGGAAATAACACAAATGTAAAAATGTCCCGGAGGGACAATTGAATTACCATTACGCCAGGTTTCAGCCTTCCCTACGGGACGGATTCATTGGCGGTACGTAATGTGAAATTTTTGTAGATATGGCAAATTCTTGTTGGAGTAAAAATAAAATCCCGTAGGGATTGTTGAGAATAACGCGGCAGTTCACTGCCGGGAAAAGGCAAACCACACAAAATGTAAAAATGTCCCGGAGGGACATCTGAATTTCCATCCCGCCAGGTTCAGCCGTCCCTACCGGACGGTATTTAGGTTTAGGATCGTCTTCCCCGCCGATGAATCAGCGGGCTATTCTCATTCGTCCCTACGGGACTGGATTGGGTTTAGTGCGATTCATCATCCCCGCCGTTGAAACGACGGGCTATTGTCAATCGTCCCTGACGGGACGGGTTTGGTTGGTGTTGGGATGGCACATTGTTCCCGCCATTGAGATGACGGGCTATTGTCAAACCAGTTTTAAAAATTCGGAAATGGTGGATTTTAATTCAAAAAAATTTGACAGGGGTTGATTTTGTTTCTTATATTTTTAATGTTTGAAAATTTGCAAAAGTTGGAAACAAAATGAGTCCTGGCGAAAAAATCAAACAAGAAATGCTGCAGGAATTTGGGCACGCCTACCAGGCCTTCGGTTTGAATAAACTGATGGGCTTTGTGGTGGCTCTGCTTATCTTCTCGTCTGAGCCGCTTTCCCTGGATGAAATCACCGAACAACTGGGCATGAGCAAAGGCCCGATCAGCCAGATTACGCGCCGCCTGCTGGACCACAACCTCATTCGACGCGTCTGGAAGCCCGGCGAACGCAAGAATTATTTTGAGATTCAACCGGAAATTTTCGGCTCCGCCTTTCGCAATAATTTTGAATTAATTAAAAACAACCTGCGCATTGCCCGTCAACTAAAAAAAGAAGTTGAAGCCGCTAACGATCCTTCTCTGCAAACGCTGCATGTCCGACTGAAAGAAATGGAAACCTTCTACGATCTAATGTGCAGGCATTTTCAATCTTTTCTGGAAGAATGGAAAAAAGAACGGGAAAAAATTTATCAGGATCACGCATAAGATGAGTTGAAAATGTTTTTCTCACCAAATGGCGAGGTGTTTTATTTTGTATTTAAGTTTTGGATATTTTCAAATGTTTGAAACTTTGAAAGGATATTGCCATGAATCGCCTGCAAAGCAAAATCGCCATCATTACCGGCGGCGCAAGCGGCATTGGCCTGGCGGCCGTTAAAAAATTTTTAAACGAAGGCGCCACGGTCATTGTATGGGATGTGCAAACTCAAACGGTGGAAGCAATCATTAAAGAACAGCCCGACTACCAGCGGCGGTTGCAGGCCATGGTTGTGGACGTTGCCGATCTGCAGGCGGTGCAACGGGCTGCCGAAGAAGTTTTTAAACGTTTTGGCCGCATCGACATTTTGATAAACAACGCCGGCATTACACGCGATGCCACTCTTTTAAAAATGACGGCAGAGCAATGGCAACAGGTGATTGACGTTAATCTCACGGGCGTGTTCAACTGCAGCAAGGCCGTTGCCCCCTACATGGTTCAACAACAGGCCGGCAAAATCATCAACACCAGTTCGGTGGTTGGGCTGTACGGAAATTTTGGCCAGACCAACTACGTGGCGGCCAAATCCGGGGTTATTGGCATGACCCGGGTCTGGGCACGCGAGCTGGGACGTAAAGGCATTACGGTAAACGCCGTGGCACCGGGCTTTATCGCCACGGAAATGACGCAAAAGGTGCCGCCCAACATTCTGGAAAACATTAAAGAAAAAACGCCCCTCAAGCGTCTGGGACAACCGGAAGATATTGCCAATGCCTACTGTTTCCTTGCTTCGGACGAGGCTGACTTTATCAACGGCGCCGTGCTCAGTGTGGACGGCGGATTAATTCTTTAAACAGATGGGATGATTCATGCGAAATGCTTTCATTGCCTCCAGCGCCATGTACGTTCCGGAACGTGTTTTGCCCAACGCCTATTTTAACGCGCTACTGGGCGAAGACGTGGATACGTGGCTTAAAGAAAACGTGGAAATTTACGAACGACGCTGGTGTGCGGAAAACGAATCCACCGCCGATTTATGTGTGGCCGCCGCGCAAAAAGCCCTGCAGCAGAGAGGCTTATCGGCCGGCGAGCTCGATTTGATTATCGTGGCCACGGACACGCCCGAATACATTTCGCCCTCCACGGCTTCGGTGGTGCAATACCGGCTGGGAGCAGCCAAAGCCGGCACCTTCGACATCAATACGGCCTGCGCCGGTTTTGTTACCGGGCTGGACATGGCGGCCAAATACATTCAGTCGGATCAACGCTACAACCATATTCTGGTCATTGGTGCCTATGCCATGAGCAAGTATCTGGATTTAACCGATAAAAAGACCGTAACCCTATTTGCCGACGGGGCCGGGGCGGTGGTTTTGCAGGCGGAAGAAAATACCGATCGCGGCTATTTAACCAGTCTTTTGCACACCGAAGGGCAATACCACGACTGGATGGGCATTTACGCCGGCGGCACGCATCAGCCTGTCTCCCCGGAGGCCCTGAAGAACAAAGACCATCTGTTGAAGTTTGTGCGAAAATTTCCCAAAGAGCTGAATCCTCGCATCTGGAGTCGGATGATTGAACAAATGGCGCGTGCCTTAAGCATTTCGGTGAACGAGGTGGATTTCTTTCTTTTTACGCAGATCAACATCAACAGCATCCGGCAGACGCTCGACCGTTTGAACATCCCGCACGACCGCACTCACACCATCATGCACTATTACGGCTACACCGGTTCGGCCTGTATTCCCATGGCCTTGAGCGAAGCTCTGGAACAAAAAAAGATCAAAGCGGGAGACACCGTCTTTTTTATTAGCTCTGGCGGCGGACTGGCTTTTGCCAGCGCGGCTTTTAAATTTTAAAAAGGAGAACAGACCATGAGCGGCAGTCAGTACACGTTAGTGGCTGTTTTAATCTACGCCATTGGCATCGGGCTTCTGGCTTTGCTGGCGCGGCGCAAGGGACAGTCGCTGGAAAGTTTTGCCATCGGCGGGCGCAAGGACAATCCCTTTTTTATCGGACTTTCGCTGGCGGCCAATATGACCAGCGCGGCTACCTTTGTGATTAATCCCGGGCTGGTCTATTTGTACGGCTTTTCCGGATTTTTGGGCTATGCCGTGGCCGCACCGGCCGGCATTTTTCTGGGGCTCATTGTGATGAGTAAAAAATTCCGCCAGATGGGAGAAGCCCGGAATGCGCTGACCATTCCGCAATGGATCGGGCAGCGCTTTAACAACGAAGGAATGACGCGCTTTTTTGCCGTACTTTCTTTTCTGCAAATTACTTTTATTGTGCTGATTGCCGTGGGCCTGACCATTGTGCTGTCCAGAGTGCTTCAGGCGCCTTACCCGCTCATTCTCTTTCTTGTGCTGGCTTTTACTCTTTCTTACATCGTCATTGGCGGTGCTTCCATTCATATTCTTACCAACTCCTACCAGGGCATCATCATGAGCGTTGTGGCTGTGCTGCTCATCATTTCCGGCCCGCTTTTTGGGCATCTTTCACTGATCGAAATTTTCCAGACTTTAAAAAACATCGATCCCAATCTGGTGCGGCCGACCAATCCAAACAGCCTGCTTTTTCGCGATCTGTTCGAGGTTTTTATCGCCAATTTTCTGGTGGGCGTGGCCATCATCTGTCAGCCGCACATTTTGTCCAAAGCGCTTTACCTGCGTTCGGACAAAGACGTAAACGCCTATCTTTTAACCGTGGTTGTTGTGGGCTCGCTTTACTTTTTTGTGCTGTTTAGCGGTCTGTACGCGCGCGTCTTTTTGCACGGCCCGCTTTTGCCGCCCGATCAATCCATGGCTGCCTATATTAACCAAATTTTTCCGCCGCCCGTGCTGGCTTTAGTAACGCTGGGCATTTTAGCGGCCGGCTTTTCGACCCTGGAGGGATTGTTCATCGCCCTGTCTACCATTTTCTCCATCGACCTGCTCAAATCGTTTTTGCAGAAAAGGTTTGCCTTCAATGAATCCGTGGTCGAACAAAAGACGTTGCTGGGCACGCGCGTCTTTCTGATCGTTCTGGCGGTTGTTGTTTACTTTTTGTCGGTCTGGCAGATCGAGCATCCGTCGCTTTCGGTTGCCATCTTTGCCCAGAATGGGGTTTACGGTTTATTTGTGGCCACCTTCTGGCCCATTTTTACGGGGCTCTTTCTACCGCGCATTAAAGCCTGGGTGCCCTTCTGGGCCGGGGCGCTTGGGCTGGTGGTGCATTTTGGCATGTACTACGGAAAGATTACCCATTATCACACCAATCCCGGTGTTTGCGCGGCCATCGCTCTGCTGGTCGGCGGGCTGTTTGTGCTTGTGTTCTATCGCGCAGGAGGGAAATCATGATTGGCTGTGACTGGATAGGCCGTTGGGCGTTTTACGCTCCTGACAAAATGGCTTTGAAGGAATATGAGAGCGGGCGGACGCTGACCTATCGGAAACTGAATGCCCTGGCCAATCACGCGGCTCATTTCCTGAAAAAAGATTATGGAATTACCAGGGGCGATCGTCTGGCCGTTCTGGCGGAGAATTGTCTGGAATACTTCATCCTATTTTCAGCCGCTCAGAAAGCCGGTTTTATTTTAGTCCCGCTGAACTACCGTCTGGCTCCGGCTGAGCTGGACTTTATGCTTCAGGACGCCATGCCTTTGCTGACCATTTCGGAAAAAAAATTCACAGAGAAAGTTTCGCGTTCAGTACAAACCATCCTGCTTCTGGAAGAACTGCAGGAAATGCTGTGGTCAAAGGCGGAAATTAAGGCCGAGCCTTTTCCGCAGGCGCCCATAAAAGCCGACGACCCACTGTTTATTCTGTACACCTCCGGAACCACCGGCACGCCCAAAGGCGCCCTTTACACGCACAAGATGCTTTTCTGGAACGCCGTTAACACCGAAATGCGGCTGGACATTACCTCCGCCGACCGTTCTGTAAGCTGTACGCCCCTGTTCCATACCGGCGGCTGGAATGTGATTCCCACGCCATTTTTGCATCGCGGCGCCTACTTTTGCTTGATGAAAACATTCGAACCGGCCGTGGTCAATCAGCTTTTGCAAGAAGAGAAAGCCACCATGTTCATGGGCGTGCCGACCATGCTGCGCCTGATGGCTGACGCCGAAAACTTTGAGCGCACGGATTTCAGCAGCCTACGTTTTTTTGTCATCGGCGGCGAACCCATGCCCCTGCCGCTCATTGACCGCTGGCACAATAAAGGGGTTCCGGTGCGTCAGGGGTACGGCTTAACCGAATGCGGGCCCAGTATCACCAGCTTACATCAGGACGACGCCATTCGCAAACGCGGTTCCATCGGCACGTTAAATTTTTACATCGAAAAGCGTATCATCGACGAAGCAGGCAACGATGTTCCGCCCGGCAATGTGGGCGAGCTGTTGTTAAAAGGCCCGGTTATTACGCCCGGCTACTGGCAAAATCCCGAAGCCACTAAAAAGGCCTTCACCAACGGCTGGTTCCATACCGGCGATCTTGTTAAACAGGATGCAGAAGGTTATCTGTACATCGTGGATCGCAAAAAGAACATGTACATCTCCGGCGGAGAGAATGTGTATCCCGCGGAAGTCGAAAAGGTGCTTTACCAGCATCCGGCGGTCAGCGAAGCGGCCATCATTGGCGTTCCGGACAAAAAATGGGGAGAAGTGGGCATGGCCTTTGTGGTTCTAAAGGAAAAGGCAAACGTAACGGATCAGGAATTGATCGCTTTTTGCCAGGAAAGGCTGGCCCGATTTAAAATCCCAAAATATTTCAAATTTATTAAAGAAATTCCCAAAAGCGATACTGGTAAAATTGATCGTAAAGCTTTAAAACGTTTAACCCAATTTAAGGAGGATTACCCATGAAGCGTTATTTAAACTGGTTATTGGTTGCCGTGCTGAGCAGCGCCTTCATTATGTCGGCCTGTTCCAAAAGCGACAGCGGCACCAATAATGACAAAGAGCAATTGCCCATTGTGGGTAGCTGGCTCTCCGAAGGACAGAATGTTGCGCCATTGTTGCTGGGGTTAGGTATTGTTAAGATTGAAGCGCAGTTTAATGACGACAACACTTACACCGTGGTAAGTTACGACACTTCCAATGCCATGGTTACCTACGAAGGTACGTATACTGCGGAAAAGAGCGACGTGGACAACATTTACAACATCACCATTAATCAATCCAAGCCAACTGCTTTAACCAGTGTGGGCATTTTTATGGTAGATGAAACGAAAGATCCGCGTGAGATGACCTACGAAATCGTCCAGACCCAACCGGACATTGGCGCCACCCCGCCCACGCCAAAAGACGGCTTTGGCAGCACCAATGGCGGCGCTCTTGGCACCTGGAATGTACAAAAATATGTAGAAGTAAAATAGGGCTACAGCTTGCAACGGCCTTCGTCTGATTCGAAGGCCGTTTTTTCTAACCATGTTTCCCTAACGTGTGAGGGATGGATCATGAAGACGTTGTGTTTCTTTTTAATTTTTTCCCTGTTCTCCCTGCTCGGGGCGCAAAATTTCTGGAATACGCCGCCTACCAGCGTTCCCAAAAAGCCGGTAAAAGAGCTGACTTTTATCGCCTATTTTTTTAATAAAGCCGTGCTGAACAATATTTACGCGCGCAATGATTTTTTAAAGGGCCAGGTGGTTGGGCGACTTTTTGGCGGAAACACCACCAACACCTCTTCCGCTGAATCGTTTTATTTTGAACAGCGTTTATTACCTTTTTTTATCTACCAGCCTAAATTGTTTGACGGACGGGCCATCTTACGCGCCAGCTTTGAAATCGACTGGACCTGGGGCGACGCTTCCTATGGCGTGGGTGGTAATTTTGGTTCGGCATTTTCCGCCGATCAGGTGAATCTTCAAACCCAGAATGTGGAGTTAGAACTCATTCCGCGCAAGGGCTGGGCCGTCAATTTAGGTTTGCAAAGGCTGTTTGACACGCCGTACAATCCATACCGCACCTTTTTTGAAACCATGACGCTAACCGGTTACCGGCTGGCTTTTTGGGGCAGCGACGCCGTGGGCATCAGCGTTCGGCATGACCGCGATTATTCCCGCTTTAAAGCTGGATACTACCAGCTTTACGAAAATAATATCGAACAGAAAGACGACGTGGTTTTATGGGAATTAATGGCTGAAAAAGATTTGACCCCAACCTGGCGTCAGGGCGTTTCATTATGGTATGTGCAGGATCGCGCTTCCGGCGAAGGCGGAGTTTCCATTCTGGGCCAGGGATTGAATAGCCTTTTAAACGATTACAACGGCGTTTTTCGTTTTAACACCATTGGCTCGCAAAAGTACAAAGCCGATATCTTCTGGCTGGGCACATTCTGGAATCGGAATGCGGAATACAAACTGGACCGCCTGGCGCTTGGCGGCTTTGCCGTTGCCAATCTTGGGAAGGTACAAATTCAAACCGCAGACGGCTGGCAAAAATTAGCGGACATCGCCGGGTTTGCCGCCAACTTCCGCTGCGGTTACCGCTACGGGCAAACGCGCCGGGATGTTTTTGAAGCGGATATTTTACTCTCCTCCGGCGATGATAACGGTCTGCAGGATAAAAAATACCAGGGCGTAATCACGGGCAACACCTGGGGCTCGCCCGGGGCCATTTTTATCAGCAGCGGTAGTTACCTGCTCTTTCCGCATGGGAACGTCGTTAACCGCTATCTGGCGCTCGTACCCGATCTTTCAAATATGGGACGCGGATTACTCGGCGGCACGCTCAATTTTCACCGGGCGTTTATTCCCAACAAATTGTACGGTAAGGCAGGGCTGGCTGTTGGTTCGGCTTTTTCCGCTCCTACCGGCGGCGGCAATTTAATCGGGTACGAAGCCAATGCCATGCTTGGCTACCAGGCCGGCGTTTTTATGAACACTGAATTGCACGCAGCCCACGCCTGGCTGGGCGATTTCTACAAAAGCCGTCAGGTCAATGGCGATCAGCCTGGCAAACCACACAACCCATGGACCGTTTTTCTGGCCTTTAAATGGCTGATGTTCTAAAGAGAGGTGCGTCATGAAAAAAGCGTTTATATTTTGGAGTTTAATATTGCTTTTAACCGCCTGTATGCAACCTTACAAAGGTTTAAAACCCATGGAATTTTCTGAGCTTAGCTATCCCTTTCCCGTCCGGTACCAGCAATTAGCCAATCAGATTAACCTGGCTTATATGGAGCTTGGAACCGAAGGCCCGGCGCTGATTTTTATTCATGGCCTGGGCAGTTACGCTCCGGCCTGGAAAAAGAACCTGCCGGAACTAAGCAAAATAGCCCGTTGCTTTGCCGTCGATTTACCCGGCTATGGAAAATCCAGCAAAAGCGCGTATCCCTTTACCATGGAATTTTACGCCGATGTCATCAAAGAATTTGCCGCGGCCAAACAATTGTCCAGGGTGATCATTGTGGGGCATTCCATGGGCGGACAGATTGGCATGGTCATGGCGCTGAAATATCCGCAACTGGTTTCCGGACTGGTGCTGATTGATCCTGCGGGCTTCGAAGCTTTTACGCCCGGCGAAAAGCAGTGGTTTAAAGAGGTAATGAGCGTCGATCTGGTAAAAAATACGCCGGTACAAACCATTCGCGCCAACGTAGTGGCGAACTTTTACAACCTGCCCAAAGACGCGGAGTTCATGATCACCGACCGCATCGCCCTGCGGCAGGCCGGGGATTTTGAATGGTACTGCTATGCCGTTTCGCGTTCCGTGGCCGGCATGGTCGATCAACCCGTTCTCGATAAGCTGGATAAAATCATGCAGCCCACGCTCATCATATTCGGAAAAAACGACAACCTGATTCCCAATCCTTATTTACATGGCGGGAAAACGGAAGATATTGCGCGCCTGGGTAAGGAAAAGATCGCCAACAGTCAATTGCTACTTATCCCTAACTG
This sequence is a window from Caldithrix abyssi DSM 13497. Protein-coding genes within it:
- the menE gene encoding o-succinylbenzoate--CoA ligase yields the protein MIGCDWIGRWAFYAPDKMALKEYESGRTLTYRKLNALANHAAHFLKKDYGITRGDRLAVLAENCLEYFILFSAAQKAGFILVPLNYRLAPAELDFMLQDAMPLLTISEKKFTEKVSRSVQTILLLEELQEMLWSKAEIKAEPFPQAPIKADDPLFILYTSGTTGTPKGALYTHKMLFWNAVNTEMRLDITSADRSVSCTPLFHTGGWNVIPTPFLHRGAYFCLMKTFEPAVVNQLLQEEKATMFMGVPTMLRLMADAENFERTDFSSLRFFVIGGEPMPLPLIDRWHNKGVPVRQGYGLTECGPSITSLHQDDAIRKRGSIGTLNFYIEKRIIDEAGNDVPPGNVGELLLKGPVITPGYWQNPEATKKAFTNGWFHTGDLVKQDAEGYLYIVDRKKNMYISGGENVYPAEVEKVLYQHPAVSEAAIIGVPDKKWGEVGMAFVVLKEKANVTDQELIAFCQERLARFKIPKYFKFIKEIPKSDTGKIDRKALKRLTQFKEDYP
- a CDS encoding alpha/beta fold hydrolase — its product is MKKAFIFWSLILLLTACMQPYKGLKPMEFSELSYPFPVRYQQLANQINLAYMELGTEGPALIFIHGLGSYAPAWKKNLPELSKIARCFAVDLPGYGKSSKSAYPFTMEFYADVIKEFAAAKQLSRVIIVGHSMGGQIGMVMALKYPQLVSGLVLIDPAGFEAFTPGEKQWFKEVMSVDLVKNTPVQTIRANVVANFYNLPKDAEFMITDRIALRQAGDFEWYCYAVSRSVAGMVDQPVLDKLDKIMQPTLIIFGKNDNLIPNPYLHGGKTEDIARLGKEKIANSQLLLIPNCGHFAQFEKAQEVNKAIKQFLNQWKQD